The DNA segment AGTTCGTGACCCATCTGGTTCATCACGTGATGGGTCATGTGACAGTGCATGGCCCAGTCACCGGTTTCGTCCGCCACGAACTCGATGGTGCGCGTGCTCCCCGTGGGCACCAGCACCGTCGTCTCCGGCCACTGCGCGCTCTCCGGGATGCGGCCTCCGTCCGTGTCCGTGATGCGGAACTGGTAGCCGTGCAGGTGGATGGGGTGGTGGTCCATCGCGCTCAGGTTGCCGAAGCGGATCCGCACCCGCTCGCCCTTGCGCACCACCAGCGGATCCGTGCCCGGGAACGCCTTCGCGTTCATCGTCAGGATGTTGAAGTCCGTCATCTCGTTGGGATCCGGACGCCGCGTGCCCGGGTCGATGCGCCACTCGTGCAGCATGATGGCGAAGTCTCGGTCCACTCTTGGCCCCACCGGCTTGCGTGGGTGGATGATGAACAGGCCCACCATGCCCAGCGCCATCTGCGTCATCTCGTCGTGGTGCGAGTGATACATGCACGTCCCCGACTGACGCACCGTGAACTCGTACCGGTACGTCTCTCCCGGCGCGATGGCCTTCTGGTTCAGCCCACCCACGCCATCCATGCCGCTGGGGGTGAGGACGCCGTGCCAGTGTACCGTGGTGGACGCGGGCAGCCGGTTCGTGACGTAGAAGCGCACGCGGTCGCCCTCCACCACCTCGATGGTGGGCCCGTGCACGTGGCCGTTGTAGCCCCAGCACGTGGCCTTGAGGCCGGGCGCGAACTCGTGCTCCACCTCCTGGGCCACCAGGTGGAACACCTTCACGCCTCCAACGTACTTCCACGGCAGCTTCGCGCCGTTGGGCACGACGACGGGGCGGTAGCCACGGCTCGCATTGCCGCCCGTGTCCGCCGGGGCCTTCGCCACGGGCACACTCGATTGCGCCTGGGCGGCGCGGCCGTGCATCAGCAGGGCGCCCGTCGCCAACGTCGCGCCGGTGCGCGCGAGCAGCCCTCGGCGGGTGAGCGAGGGAGATTCGGACCGCGTGTCCTCGGCGGGGCCCTGGGGTTCGTCAGTGGGCTTCATGGTTCTCATGGGTGGGCTCGGGAGAAGAAGTGGGAGCAGGGACGGGCGCGGCGGTGGACGGCAGGCGTCCTCCCACGAGGCGCTCCAGGTCGGCTCGCGCCATCCAGTAGTCGCGGACCGTCTCCAGGTACGCCCTCCAGGCCTCCACCTGATCGCGTCTCGCGAGGAGGAGGGCGGGAAGGCCGATCTGCATGGCGTTGTACTGGCGTTGTGACTCCTCGACGATGGTGGTGCGCAGCGGGAGCACGACCTTCTGGTAGCGCTCCGCCATGTTCCGCAGCGTCACCAGCTTCGCCCTCGCCGCGCGCACCTCCGAGCGGGCGTTGACCGCCAGCTCCGTCAGCCGGTTCTCTCCCTGGCGGTGCTGCGCCTCCAGCTTCGCGATGAGCGCCTGACGTTGATCGAAGATGGGCAGCTCCAGCGACAGCGTGGGGCCCAGCAGGCGCGGTCCGTTCGCGTCGCGGTGCGTGTGCACGCCCACCTCCACGCGGCCGAAGAAGCGCGTGCTGCGCGCCAGCTCCAGCGCGTTCCACAACAGCGACGTCTGCTTGCGGGCCGCGTCGATGTCCAGCCGCTGCTCGATGGCCAGCGTCTCCAGGCGCTCCAGCGAGGACTCGGCGGCGGGGACCTCCGGCAGCTTCTGCGCCAGCGTCCACTGGACCCTCGCGCCGTACAGCCCCATCAGGCGGGTGAGGTGTTCGCGCGCTTCGACCAGCGCCAGCTCATCCTGGGCCAGCTCCAACCGCGCCTGCTCCAGCGAGGCCTGTTCGGTGGCCAGGGCCAGCACCGTGATGTTGCCCGCGGCGCGCTGCCGGTTGGACAGGTCCGCCGCCGCGTCAGCTGCCTGGAACACCTCTCTGCGCAGCGCGACCAGCTGCTGCCGGGCCTGCACCTCCGTGAACGCCTGTCGGACCTCCGCCGTGGTGGCCAGCGCCTCGTGCGCGACGCGCAGCGTGTCCGCCTGGAACTGCTCCTTCGCCACGCGCTTGCGCAAGGGCAGCGTGAAGAGGTCCACGAAGCTCTGGACGATGGAGAACTCGGTCTCGGTGATGCCGTCCGAGGACAGCGGGAAGCCGATGCTCCCGTCGAAGGACGGGTTGGTGAGCAGCCCGGCCTGCACCATGTCCGCCTGGGACACGCCCAGGTCCTCGTACGTCGCCTGGAGCGCGGGGTTGTTGAGCAGCGCCACCTCCACCGCACGGTCCGACGTGAGGTCGCCGGCCAGCAGGGCATCCAGGTGTTGCTGCACCTGCGCGTCCTCCGGCGTCCCTTGATTCCAGCGCGTCTTCAAGCCCGTTCGCTCCTCCACGAGTGTCGCCACTTCCATGTGGCCGCGCTCCTTCTGGATGGAAGCGCAGCCACCGAGCAGCAGAACCACGAAGAGCCAGGGGGATTTCCAATGCACACGAGACCTCGAAAAAGGATGTGCCCTGTTGAGCAAGGGTCGGGCCATCGCGTCAGGTAGCGCAACCCCACGGAATGACGGCGTCCGAAGGAACACGCTCGCATGGGCACTTCGTGCGAGGTGTGACCGCCAACGTCACACTGTGATGCGCGGCGCGGCGTCCAGGCCGGGGGCTTCGAGCCGCCCCACACCGGGGATGAAGCGGCCCACGCGCGCCGCGTAGCGCTGATAGGTGTCGCCGTGCAGGCGCAGCAGGTGCTCCTCCTCCAGCCGCACCTGGAGCGACACCAGCAGCACGTAGTCGAGCCAGCCCATCACGGTCCACGCGCTCGGGGTCGCGAGCGCCATGCCCGTCACCACGACGAGCATCCCGCTGAAGATGGGGTTGCGCACGACGCCGAAGAGGCCTCCCGTCACCAGCTCCGTCCGGTCCGAGTCGATGCCGATGCGCCACGACGCGCCCATCTCCACCTGGGCCCGCACGGTGAAGATGAACCCCACGGCCACCAGGGCCCAGCCAGTCCACCGGAGCGCGCCAGGGACCTGCCAAACGCCCAACGCCTGCTCACCGATGGCCAGGTGCGCCGCGCTCCAGAGCACGATGGCCCCCATGAACAGCGCCATGCCCACGCCGATGACCCGCTGGAGCGGCGGGCCGGAGCGGTGTAGCACCAGCGCCGGGCGGCCCGTGCGGCGGCGCAGGCGCACAGACGGCAACACCATGGCGAAGAGGAGGAAGGCGAGGGTGGCGGCGGGCAGGGCCGGCCGGGTGAAGGTGGCGACGTCCATGGGAGACCTCCAGCTGCGTTCCCCCAGGCTGACGCCCGGCCCCGCGCGCTCTTACACCTGATTTTTCACGCGGGCGCGCAGTCGCAGTCCACGCAGCCCTGCGCGCAGCAATGGCCGCACAGCTCCACCAACTGCTCGCCCAGGGCCTTCCGGGCGCGGTGCAGGCGCACGGCGGCGTTGTTGGCGGAGATGCCCGCCTCCTGCGCGTACGTGGCCACGGTGAGGCCCTCCAGGTCCACCCGGCGCACGGCCTCCGCGTACTCGGGCTTGAGCGTCCCCGCGAGCCCCGCCACGCAGCCGCACACCGTCGCCTCCAGGCCGTTGGCGTCCTCGGTGGACAGCGGCTGCTCGTGGGCCAGGGACTCCAGCGTGGTGACCTCCCGCTGGCCCCGGCGGTGGCGGTCCACCAGCGCGTTGCGCAGGAGCCGGTAGAACCAGGCCACCGCGCTCTGCTCCTCGCGCAGCGAGCCTCCCTGTTCCATGCCCTTCACGAACGCGGCCTGCAACACCTCGCGCGCCGCCTCCTGGCTCCCCACGCGCGGCGTGAGGAACGCGAGGAACGCGTGGTGATGGCGCAGCAGCGCGTCCATCGCTTCCGGTGACAGGCTCATGCCGGAAGCTTTCTAGCGGCCCTGCGCGCCTTGAACCGCTCCTGGAACCCGTGCACCAGCGCGTAGAACGTGGGCAGGGCCAGCAGCGTGAAGAGGGTGGACGTGACGAGCCCGCCGACCATCACCACCGCCAGCGGACGTTCAATCTCCGTCCCGTGCAGCGGCAGCACCAGCAGCGGCAGCAACCCGAGGATGGCCGTGCCCGCGGTCATCAGCTTGGGCCTCACGCGGCCGATGCTCGCCTCGCGCACGGCCTCCGCGAAGGGCTTGCCCCGGCCCATCAGGTCCTTCGTCTGCGCCACGAGCACCAGGCCGTTCTGCACCGCGATGCCGAACAGGCCGATGAGGCCCACCAGGCTGGACACGTTCCACGTCTCGCCCGCGATGAGCAGCGCGAGGATGCCGCCCACGAACGCGTCCGGCAGCGTGGCCAGGATGACCAGCGCCTCCGCTACCGAGTCCAGCGC comes from the Corallococcus exiguus genome and includes:
- a CDS encoding multicopper oxidase family protein encodes the protein MKPTDEPQGPAEDTRSESPSLTRRGLLARTGATLATGALLMHGRAAQAQSSVPVAKAPADTGGNASRGYRPVVVPNGAKLPWKYVGGVKVFHLVAQEVEHEFAPGLKATCWGYNGHVHGPTIEVVEGDRVRFYVTNRLPASTTVHWHGVLTPSGMDGVGGLNQKAIAPGETYRYEFTVRQSGTCMYHSHHDEMTQMALGMVGLFIIHPRKPVGPRVDRDFAIMLHEWRIDPGTRRPDPNEMTDFNILTMNAKAFPGTDPLVVRKGERVRIRFGNLSAMDHHPIHLHGYQFRITDTDGGRIPESAQWPETTVLVPTGSTRTIEFVADETGDWAMHCHMTHHVMNQMGHELPNMIGVKPGGLDAKVRPLLPGYMTMGQTGMGDMAGMHHMPMPANSIAMVGGKGPYDEITMGGMFTILKVRDRLEGDGDPGWYTPPPGTLAQLAQADELRRDGIDV
- a CDS encoding methyltransferase family protein, whose translation is MDVATFTRPALPAATLAFLLFAMVLPSVRLRRRTGRPALVLHRSGPPLQRVIGVGMALFMGAIVLWSAAHLAIGEQALGVWQVPGALRWTGWALVAVGFIFTVRAQVEMGASWRIGIDSDRTELVTGGLFGVVRNPIFSGMLVVVTGMALATPSAWTVMGWLDYVLLVSLQVRLEEEHLLRLHGDTYQRYAARVGRFIPGVGRLEAPGLDAAPRITV
- a CDS encoding TolC family protein: MEVATLVEERTGLKTRWNQGTPEDAQVQQHLDALLAGDLTSDRAVEVALLNNPALQATYEDLGVSQADMVQAGLLTNPSFDGSIGFPLSSDGITETEFSIVQSFVDLFTLPLRKRVAKEQFQADTLRVAHEALATTAEVRQAFTEVQARQQLVALRREVFQAADAAADLSNRQRAAGNITVLALATEQASLEQARLELAQDELALVEAREHLTRLMGLYGARVQWTLAQKLPEVPAAESSLERLETLAIEQRLDIDAARKQTSLLWNALELARSTRFFGRVEVGVHTHRDANGPRLLGPTLSLELPIFDQRQALIAKLEAQHRQGENRLTELAVNARSEVRAARAKLVTLRNMAERYQKVVLPLRTTIVEESQRQYNAMQIGLPALLLARRDQVEAWRAYLETVRDYWMARADLERLVGGRLPSTAAPVPAPTSSPEPTHENHEAH
- a CDS encoding RNA polymerase sigma factor; this encodes MSLSPEAMDALLRHHHAFLAFLTPRVGSQEAAREVLQAAFVKGMEQGGSLREEQSAVAWFYRLLRNALVDRHRRGQREVTTLESLAHEQPLSTEDANGLEATVCGCVAGLAGTLKPEYAEAVRRVDLEGLTVATYAQEAGISANNAAVRLHRARKALGEQLVELCGHCCAQGCVDCDCAPA